One Spinacia oleracea cultivar Varoflay chromosome 4, BTI_SOV_V1, whole genome shotgun sequence DNA segment encodes these proteins:
- the LOC130471484 gene encoding uncharacterized mitochondrial protein AtMg00310-like, with protein sequence MRLVQVHAKYLGIPTIIGRSKKSVFATLKDRIWKKLQGWKEKLLSRAGKEVLIKSVIQAIPTYLMGVYKLPCSIIDEIRSMTTRFWWRSSGSQRKVHWKNWDTMCTPKCLGGMGFRDMVVFNEALLALGLNGSYSWRSIWSSKSLVKEGLIWRIGNGEKVNVYEDPWFTDEQGCFIL encoded by the exons ATGAGATTAGTACAGGTTCACGCGAAGTACTTGGGAATCCCTACCATTATTGGTAGGTCCAAAAAGTCTGTCTTTGCCACTCTTAAGGACCGCATTTGGAAGAAATTACAAGGGTGGAAGGAGAAACTTCTCTCGAGGGCAGGGAAAGAGGTGCTTATTAAGTCAGTTATTCAAGCTATCCCGACTTACCTTATGGGCGTGTACAAGCTACCGTGCAGCATTATTGATGAGATTAGGTCTATGACAACAAGATTTTGGTGGAGGAGCTCCGGTTCGCAAAGGAAAGTTCATTGGAAAAATTGGGATACGATGTGTACTCCAAAGTGTCTAGGAGGCATGGGGTTTCGAGACATGGTTGTTTTTAATGAGGCCTTGCTTG CCCTTGGTCTCAATGGCAGTTACTCATGGCGCAGTATATGGAGCTCGAAGTCTCTAGTCAAAGAGGGTCTTATTTGGCGGATAGGCAATGGTGAGAAGGTGAATGTGTATGAAGATCCTTGGTTTACTGATGAGCAGGGATGCTTTATTTTATGA